The nucleotide sequence GTTACCCCATGCTCCTGGCACTGCTGCGCCAGTACATCCGGCCGTACCGTCGGCTGGTCGCCGCGCTGATGGCGCTGCAGCTGATCAGCACCCTGGCCTCGCTGTACCTGCCCACGGTCAACGCCGCGATCATCGATGACGGAGTCGCCAAGGGCGATACCAACACCATCATCCGGCTGGGTGTGGTGATGCTCGGCGTGACCGGACTACAGGTGCTGTGCGCGGTGGGTGCCGTCTACTTCGGAGCCCGCACCGGGACCGGCTTCGGCCGCGACCTGCGCGCCGCGATGTTCGAGCATGTGATCACCTTTTCCGAACGCGAGACGGCCAGATTCGGCGCGTCGACGCTGTTGACCCGCAGCACCAACGACGTCCGCCAGATCGTGTTCCTGGTGCAGACGACTGCCACCGTGCTGGTGGCCGCGCCGATAATGAGCATCGGCGGCATCATCATGGCGGTTCATCAAGAGGCCGCGCTGACCTGGCTGCTGCTGGTCAGCGTTCCGATCTTGGCGCTGGCGAACTACTGGATCATGACCCACATGCTGCCGTTGTTTCGCAGCATGCAGGCGTTGATCGACGGCATCAACCGGGTGCTGCGCGACCAGCTGTCCGGCGTCCGGGTGGTTCGCGCGTTCACTCGGGAGCCCTTCGAGCGGGACAGGTTCGCCCAGGCGAACACCGCGTTGGCGAGCACCGCGTTGCGGGCCGGCAATTGGCAGGCGCTGATGCTGCCGGTGACCACGCTGACGATCAACGTGTCCAGCGTCGCGGTGATCTGGTTCGGCGGCCTGCTGATCGACCAAGGCCGGATGCAGGTCGGCTCGCTGAGCGCATTTCTGTCGTACTTCGCCCAGATTCTGATGGCGGTGCTGATGGCAACGATGACCTTGGTGGTGCTGCCGCGAGCCGCCGTGTGCGCGGAGCGCATCACCGAGGTGCTCTCGACTCCCGCCGCACTGAACAACCCGCAACACCCCAGATTCCCCGCTGCCGGCATCACCGGCGCGGTCCGGTTGGAAAACATCACCTTCAGCTATCCCGGCGCCGACTGCCCGGTGCTGCAAGACATCTCCTTGTCAGCACCGCCGGGAGCCACCACCGCGATTGTCGGCAGCACCGGTTCGGGCAAGTCGACGCTGATATCGCTGATCTGCCGGCTCTACGACGTTACCGGCGGCGCCGTGCTGCTGGACGGGATTGATGTCCGCGACTACCAGACCGAGCGGTTGTGGGCGGCGATCGGGCTGGTGCCCCAGCGCGGTTACCTGTTCTCCGGCACCGTCGCCGACAACCTGCGCTACGGCAAATCCGACGCAACCGACGAAGAGATGTGGGAGGCGCTGCGGGTCGCGGCCGCAGAGGAATTCGTCCGGGCGCACGGCCTGCAGATGCGTGTCGCGCAGGGCGGGATCAACTTCTCCGGTGGGCAGCGTCAACGACTCGCGATCGCCCGGGCGATCATCGGCCGACCCGCGGTCTATCTGTTCGACGACGCATTCTCCGCCCTTGATGTGCACACCGATGCGCGGGTCCGCGCAGCGCTGCGAGAACTTGCCACAAAGTCGACCATTATTATTGTCACACAACGCGTTTCGACTGCCGCACAGGCCGATCAAGTGATCGTGATCGACGATGGCAGAGTTGTCGGGGCGGGCACCCACGATTCCCTGCTGATCGATTGCCCCACCTATGCCGAATTTGCCGTCTCGCAGTCGGTGACCACCGACATCAGGGGCGTCTCGTGACCGCGGCACTCAACCAGCGCCCCCGAGGCGGCGCCCCGGCGCCAACCCGATCGCGCGACTTCTGGGGTTCGGCGACGCGGCTGGTGAAACGGCTCGCCCCACAACGACGGCGCAGTCTTGCGGTGATCGCCCTGGGCATCGTCGGCACCGCGATCGGGGTGGCCGTTCCCCGAATCCTCGGCCACGCCACCGATCTGCTGTTCAACGGCGTGATCGGACGCCAGTTGCCCGCCGGAATCACCAAGGCGCAAGCGATTGCCGGCGCCCGGGCCCGCGGTGACAATACCTTCGCCGAACTGCTGTCGGGAATGAAGGTAACCCCCGGCCAAGGCGTGGACTTCGGTGCGGTGGTACGAACCCTCGCCCTGGCGTTGGCCCTCTATCTCATTGCTTCCCTGCTAATTTGGGGGCAAGCCCGGTTGCTCAACGTCACCGTGCAGCGCACCGTGGCAGCGTTGCGCGCCGATGTCGAGCACAAGCTGCACCGGCTGCCACTGTCCTACTTCGACGGACGTCAGCGTGGCGAACTGCTGAGCCGGGTCACCAACGACATCGACAACATTCAGTCGTCGCTATCGATGACGATCAGCCAACTGGTGACCGCGATCCTGACCGTGGTCGCGGTGCTGTCGATGATGGTGTGGATCTCGCCGCTGCTGGCACTGATCACCCTGCTGACCGTGCCGTTGTCGTTGCTGGTGACGCGAGCGATCACCCGACGTTCACAACGGCTGTTCGTTGCGCATTGGACCAGTACCGGACGCCTCAACGCACACATCGAAGAGACCTACAGCGGCTTCACGGTCGTCAAGACCTT is from Mycobacterium marinum and encodes:
- a CDS encoding ABC transporter ATP-binding protein translates to MLLALLRQYIRPYRRLVAALMALQLISTLASLYLPTVNAAIIDDGVAKGDTNTIIRLGVVMLGVTGLQVLCAVGAVYFGARTGTGFGRDLRAAMFEHVITFSERETARFGASTLLTRSTNDVRQIVFLVQTTATVLVAAPIMSIGGIIMAVHQEAALTWLLLVSVPILALANYWIMTHMLPLFRSMQALIDGINRVLRDQLSGVRVVRAFTREPFERDRFAQANTALASTALRAGNWQALMLPVTTLTINVSSVAVIWFGGLLIDQGRMQVGSLSAFLSYFAQILMAVLMATMTLVVLPRAAVCAERITEVLSTPAALNNPQHPRFPAAGITGAVRLENITFSYPGADCPVLQDISLSAPPGATTAIVGSTGSGKSTLISLICRLYDVTGGAVLLDGIDVRDYQTERLWAAIGLVPQRGYLFSGTVADNLRYGKSDATDEEMWEALRVAAAEEFVRAHGLQMRVAQGGINFSGGQRQRLAIARAIIGRPAVYLFDDAFSALDVHTDARVRAALRELATKSTIIIVTQRVSTAAQADQVIVIDDGRVVGAGTHDSLLIDCPTYAEFAVSQSVTTDIRGVS